In Salarias fasciatus chromosome 20, fSalaFa1.1, whole genome shotgun sequence, a single window of DNA contains:
- the tnnc2.2 gene encoding troponin C, skeletal muscle, whose protein sequence is MTDAQQEARSYLSEEMLAEFKAAFDMFDTDGGGDISTKELGTVMRMLGQNPTREELDEIIEEVDEDGSGTIDFEEFLVMMVRLLKEDQAGKSEEELAECFRVFDKNGDGYIDREEFALIIRSTGEPITEDEIDELMKDGDKNADGMLDFDEFLKMMENVQ, encoded by the exons ATG ACTGACGCACAACAAGAGGCCCGCTCCTACCTGAGCGAGGAGATGCTGGCtg agttCAAGGCTGCCTTCGACATGTTCGACACCGACGGTGGCGGTGATATCAGCACCAAGGAGCTGGGCACCGTGATGAGGATGCTGGGTCAGAACcccaccagggaggagctggatgaAATCATCGAGGAGGTGGACGAGGACG GCAGCGGCACCATCGACTTCGAGGAGTTCTTGGTCATGATGGTGAGGCTGCTAAAGGAGGACCAGGCCGGCAagagcgaggaggagctggCAGAGTGCTTCCGCGTCTTCGACAA GAACGGCGACGGCTACATCGACAGAGAGGAGTTTGCCCTCATCATCCGCAGCACCGGCGAGCCCATCACGGAGGACGAGATCGACGAGCTGATGAAGGACGGAGACAAGAACGCTGACGGCATGCTGGACTTTGACG AATTCCTCAAGATGATGGAGAATGTGCAGTAA
- the taf13 gene encoding transcription initiation factor TFIID subunit 13: MADEDEEPVFDEELEESSGGMDVCHGRRKRLFSKELRCMMYGFGDDQNPYTESVDILEDLVIEFITEMTHKAMSIGRQGRVQVEDIVFLIRKDPRKFARVKDLLTMNEELKRARKAFDEANYGS; encoded by the coding sequence ATGGCGGATGAGGACGAGGAGCCGGTGTTcgacgaggagctggaggagagctcCGGCGGGATGGACGTCTGCCACGGCAGGAGGAAGCGGCTCTTCTCCAAGGAGCTCCGCTGCATGATGTACGGCTTCGGGGACGACCAGAACCCGTACACCGAGTCCGTGGACATCCTGGAGGACCTGGTGATCGAGTTCATCACAGAGATGACCCACAAAGCCATGTCCATCGGGCGCCAGGGTCGCGTGCAGGTGGAGGACATCGTCTTCCTGATCAGGAAGGACCCCCGGAAGTTCGCCAGAGTCAAAGACCTGCTCACGATGAACGAGGAGCTGAAGAGAGCCAGGAAAGCGTTTGATGAGGCCAACTATGGCTCTTGA